TCGTATTGGTAATATTCTGTACCTCTGAATGCTCCTGCAATAAATGTTGTGTAATTCTCTTTGCCTTGCTTGCATACGGAGCAACTGTTTTTGTTGATTGAATTTGTTTTCATTGCTACTTAGTTATGTGTTGATAATCTTTAATATAATCCTGTTTTTCAAGCCACTCTATTATGTTCTCCATATTGTATTCGGAGGTAATGATTGCCGTATCTCTCGAAAATTGAGTGAAACGGCTACTTTCGTAGTTGTCTATCCACTCTTTGAGGTTTACCGCTCCCCAAGTGCTGTAATTCTGTGTGAACATTCGGTCAATCTCGGCTATCTCTTTATTGAACTCGACCACGATAGTTTGATATTTGTCGTCAATGATTTCAAGGTGATGCAATGAGCCGAATTCATCATGTAAGCGTGCGGAACTCCAATCGCTTTTATAGGTGTGATTACCCCATCTATGTGGGTTATCAAAACGCACTTTAACTTCTGCTGTGTACTCAGTTATCTTGATTTCTTCGATAACGCCTGTTACCATTAATCCTGTAAAAATACTCTTACAACGCTTGCCTATAATACTATCGTTTACTTCTGTTGTTTTCATGTCTATTGTTGATTAAAAGAATGATAATTCTAATTGTACAGGTTTACGTCCTATAATCTCGTCAAATAGGGCTTTTACTTGTTGAAATATTTGTATGACCAAGCATTTTGCTAACCGTCTCAATAGGAACGCCTTTGGCCAGAGTCGTAGTCGTCGCAAACGTGTGGCGGGCCAAATGAAATGTCAAATTCTTTTCAATGCCACATAAATCGGCAATTTCTTTCAGGTAAGAATTTGTCTTTTGGTTGCTCAAAACTGAGAGTAATTGTCCGTTCTTTAGTTTGCCTTTATACTTTTTCAATATCATTGATGGAATTTTCAAGAGAGGTACATTAACTGTTGTACTTGTCTTTTGGCGTTTAGTCATAATCCATAGAGAGCCATCAAACGATTTACGGATATTTTCTTCTTTGAGATTCTTTACATCAATATAAGCAAGTCCACTGAAACAATAGAAGATTTGAAATTTATCCGTTGAACAACAGATAATTAAAGAAAAGAATAACAACAATGGGTAACGTTATAGAAACGAGCTAAACTCTTTGGTCTGCTTCAGTTTACCATTGTTTCAAATAACTCTACTGCAAATATAACCAAAATTTGAAATACATATTCATACTAGAGGATAATTTATATTCAGCAATATTTTAGTGTCATTGCTTTCTCTGAATTTTATCCTTACTAGGACTGTCAAACAACCATCTTTTTAGTTTCGCTTGGGCTGTACCCGAAATGGCTTTTGTATAAGCGTGAAAAATGAGAAGCATTCTCATAACCGACTTCATAACAAACATCAGCAATAGTCAATTGAGTTGATAGGAATAATTCTTTAGCTTTCTGCAAGCGCTTTTCTTGAATCCATTTAGCAGGTGTCATATGAAATATAGATTCGAACTCTCGGCGGAAACTCGACAAACTTCTC
This Dysgonomonadaceae bacterium PH5-43 DNA region includes the following protein-coding sequences:
- a CDS encoding hypothetical protein (product_source=Hypo-rule applied; pfam=PF12989; superfamily=117023) yields the protein MKTNSINKNSCSVCKQGKENYTTFIAGAFRGTEYYQYDYRHTDGELFSTVAKSLEQCRKERDEWLSKKQ
- a CDS encoding hypothetical protein (product_source=Hypo-rule applied; cath_funfam=3.30.70.360; superfamily=142906); this translates as MKTTEVNDSIIGKRCKSIFTGLMVTGVIEEIKITEYTAEVKVRFDNPHRWGNHTYKSDWSSARLHDEFGSLHHLEIIDDKYQTIVVEFNKEIAEIDRMFTQNYSTWGAVNLKEWIDNYESSRFTQFSRDTAIITSEYNMENIIEWLEKQDYIKDYQHITK
- a CDS encoding integrase (product_source=COG0582; cath_funfam=1.10.443.10; cog=COG0582; pfam=PF00589; superfamily=56349) gives rise to the protein MLLFFSLIICCSTDKFQIFYCFSGLAYIDVKNLKEENIRKSFDGSLWIMTKRQKTSTTVNVPLLKIPSMILKKYKGKLKNGQLLSVLSNQKTNSYLKEIADLCGIEKNLTFHLARHTFATTTTLAKGVPIETVSKMLGHTNISTSKSPI